From Desulfosalsimonas propionicica, the proteins below share one genomic window:
- a CDS encoding deaminase — MNHQKADEIYMQAALDQAQQALDAGEFPVGCVIAGPGGVIAGGGRSRSRQQRPSEIDHAEINTLKQFYELPYTGDPRQLSIYATLEPCLMCFAAILIAGIGRIVYAYEDVMGGGTACKIDNLPPLYRDAGVRVVSNMMRRQSLDLFSRFFSDPENTYLCHSMLAAYTLAQKPGGRPSLFPRE; from the coding sequence ATGAATCATCAGAAAGCCGATGAAATCTATATGCAGGCGGCTCTGGACCAGGCGCAGCAGGCCCTGGATGCCGGGGAGTTTCCCGTGGGATGCGTGATTGCCGGGCCCGGCGGGGTGATTGCCGGCGGGGGGCGCAGCCGCAGCCGCCAACAGAGACCCAGTGAGATTGATCATGCGGAGATCAATACATTAAAACAATTCTATGAATTGCCGTATACGGGCGATCCCCGGCAGTTGAGCATTTACGCCACCCTGGAGCCCTGCCTGATGTGTTTTGCCGCAATTCTGATCGCGGGCATCGGCAGAATCGTTTATGCCTATGAGGATGTCATGGGCGGGGGCACGGCCTGCAAAATCGATAATCTGCCGCCCCTTTACAGAGACGCCGGAGTCCGGGTGGTGTCCAACATGATGCGCCGGCAGAGCCTGGATCTGTTTTCCCGGTTTTTTTCCGATCCGGAAAACACCTATTTGTGTCACTCCATGCTGGCGGCCTATACCCTGGCCCAGAAGCCCGGAGGACGGCCATCCCTGTTTCCCCGGGAGTGA
- a CDS encoding hydantoinase/oxoprolinase family protein yields the protein MIISVSNVRDTHCPARRRIRRNDPIDQGQTMIIGLDVGGTHTDVVLVGENGLERRIKVPTDTSALFDAVFSGLEHITRDIDISQISHAVLSTTLTTNAIVQDKLPAVGIIVTCGPGIDPEYFRTCEHYYRVAGAMDHSGREIVKLDEKAVEDAAARMRDAGIEYVGVVGKFSIRNPAHEIRIREIISPMFQKVFLGHNVSGNFSFPRRITTAFLNASVYPLHKRFFEAVRQSLDKKGIQIPIYILKADGGTMDFETSIDFPGQSILSGPAASVMGSIGFATGDQETIVLDIGGTTTDMAVLINGVPVLAPYGIEIAEHKTLIRALHSYSVGLGGDSTVRVEHGHLFIGPDRTGPAMAYGGPEPTPTDALFVLGKAQNGDREKAEKGIEAIAQLLGISTAETARRIFDQTCREILDSARQMVSLINSRPVYTVREALHGHRIKPARLLVLGGPAPMFAENFTAVSDYQVSVVPHWDVANAVGTALSRTTCEVTLFADTYKLEASAPEEMFVQALKPGFTMADAKEMATELLEKKALREGASSGDLVTDVTEALEFNMVRDFRMIGKNIRIKVQVRPGLIGQYEKIIAQIKKQSRNGENPC from the coding sequence ATGATCATATCGGTTAGCAATGTTAGAGACACGCATTGTCCGGCCAGACGCCGGATACGCCGAAACGATCCCATAGACCAGGGGCAGACCATGATCATCGGATTAGATGTTGGCGGAACCCATACCGACGTTGTTCTTGTGGGCGAAAACGGCCTGGAAAGGCGGATCAAGGTGCCAACCGACACATCGGCGCTTTTTGATGCGGTCTTCTCCGGCCTGGAACACATCACCCGCGATATTGACATCAGCCAAATCTCCCACGCGGTTTTGAGCACCACCCTGACAACAAATGCCATTGTACAGGACAAACTTCCGGCCGTGGGTATCATCGTAACCTGCGGACCCGGCATTGACCCGGAATATTTCCGCACCTGCGAACACTACTATCGCGTGGCCGGAGCAATGGACCACAGCGGCAGGGAAATTGTCAAGCTCGATGAAAAGGCGGTGGAAGATGCAGCAGCCCGCATGCGGGACGCGGGCATCGAGTACGTGGGTGTGGTGGGCAAATTTTCCATCCGCAATCCGGCCCATGAAATCCGCATCCGGGAAATCATTTCCCCCATGTTTCAAAAGGTATTTCTCGGCCACAACGTCTCGGGCAATTTCAGCTTTCCCAGGCGCATCACCACAGCTTTTTTAAACGCATCTGTGTACCCGCTGCACAAACGCTTCTTTGAGGCCGTCCGGCAATCTCTGGACAAAAAAGGCATCCAGATACCCATCTATATCCTCAAGGCCGACGGCGGGACCATGGATTTTGAAACCTCCATTGATTTTCCCGGCCAGTCGATTCTCTCCGGACCGGCGGCAAGCGTAATGGGCTCCATCGGTTTTGCCACAGGTGACCAAGAGACCATCGTGCTCGATATCGGCGGCACAACCACGGACATGGCCGTACTCATCAACGGCGTGCCTGTGCTGGCGCCCTATGGGATCGAAATCGCTGAACACAAAACCCTGATCCGGGCCCTGCACTCCTATTCTGTGGGCCTGGGCGGTGACAGCACGGTGCGGGTGGAACACGGGCACCTGTTTATCGGACCGGACAGAACCGGTCCGGCCATGGCCTATGGCGGCCCGGAACCCACCCCCACAGACGCTCTTTTTGTCCTGGGCAAGGCCCAAAACGGCGACCGGGAAAAGGCGGAAAAAGGCATTGAGGCCATTGCACAGCTTCTGGGAATTTCCACTGCTGAAACCGCCCGGCGAATATTTGACCAGACCTGCCGGGAAATTCTGGATTCCGCCCGGCAAATGGTGAGCCTGATCAACAGCAGACCTGTTTACACGGTCCGCGAGGCCCTTCACGGCCACCGCATCAAACCCGCCCGGCTTCTGGTACTCGGCGGTCCGGCACCCATGTTTGCAGAAAATTTTACGGCTGTTTCTGATTACCAGGTCAGCGTGGTACCCCACTGGGACGTGGCCAACGCCGTGGGCACGGCCCTTTCGCGCACCACTTGCGAAGTAACCCTGTTTGCAGACACCTACAAGCTTGAGGCCTCGGCCCCTGAGGAAATGTTTGTCCAGGCGCTGAAGCCGGGTTTTACAATGGCCGATGCCAAGGAAATGGCCACGGAGCTGCTGGAGAAAAAAGCCCTCAGGGAAGGGGCCAGCTCAGGCGACCTTGTCACCGATGTCACCGAGGCGCTGGAATTTAACATGGTGCGCGATTTCCGGATGATCGGCAAAAACATCCGCATCAAGGTCCAGGTCCGGCCCGGACTCATTGGCCAGTATGAAAAGATCATCGCGCAAATCAAAAAACAATCCCGAAACGGAGAAAACCCATGCTAA
- a CDS encoding histone deacetylase family protein, which translates to MLKAKTHTGLVFFPAYDWAISATHPEREERLLYTQDQISEEGLLDVEGIDEFKAGVVDIEDVQRVHFCVPDARSVMTESHFISAGGAKTIGKAKMDGLVDRGFALVRPPGHHAMRVVHGGRGFCNVNNEAIMIEYLRHAYGIDRVAIIDTDCHHGDGTQDIYWHDPDTLFISMHQDGRTLFPGTGFNNETGGPTAAGTTLNIPLPPYTSEEGFLTVLEKAVLPILQEFKPDLIINSAGQDNHFTDPLTNMNFSAKGYADLTSRLKPDIAVLEGGYSIESALPYVNVGLILAMAGMDYSHVVEPEYSAERLRQGPSITATIERTCQQVIDTWNDRQNIRIRMQENVIYAERNNTVFYDTDGFYETQHETLQVCRQCSGVLKIDSSVERKMRVLAVHIPRKACENCRKTGYQWFEKTDMGSYDMILLQDRPEDQYRVRKK; encoded by the coding sequence ATGCTAAAGGCCAAGACCCATACGGGCCTGGTTTTTTTCCCGGCATACGACTGGGCCATCAGCGCCACCCACCCGGAGCGCGAAGAGCGCCTTCTCTACACCCAGGACCAGATCTCCGAGGAGGGCCTGCTTGACGTGGAAGGCATTGACGAATTCAAAGCCGGTGTGGTGGATATCGAGGATGTACAGCGGGTTCATTTCTGCGTTCCCGACGCCAGAAGCGTTATGACCGAATCGCATTTCATCAGCGCCGGCGGTGCCAAAACCATCGGCAAGGCCAAAATGGACGGTCTTGTGGACCGCGGATTTGCCCTGGTCCGGCCCCCGGGGCACCATGCCATGCGCGTGGTCCATGGCGGAAGGGGCTTTTGCAACGTCAACAACGAAGCCATCATGATCGAATACCTCCGCCATGCCTATGGCATTGACCGGGTGGCCATCATTGACACGGACTGCCACCACGGCGACGGCACCCAGGACATTTACTGGCATGATCCGGACACATTGTTTATCTCCATGCACCAAGACGGCCGGACCCTGTTTCCGGGCACGGGCTTTAACAATGAAACCGGCGGTCCCACGGCTGCAGGCACAACCTTAAACATCCCGCTTCCGCCCTATACCTCGGAGGAAGGGTTTCTCACCGTTCTGGAAAAAGCCGTGCTGCCCATACTCCAGGAATTCAAGCCGGATCTGATCATCAATTCCGCCGGCCAGGACAATCATTTCACAGACCCGCTGACCAACATGAATTTTTCCGCCAAAGGGTACGCCGATCTCACCTCCCGGCTCAAACCCGACATTGCCGTGCTCGAAGGCGGATATTCCATCGAAAGCGCACTTCCCTACGTCAATGTCGGCCTCATTCTGGCCATGGCCGGCATGGATTACAGCCACGTGGTGGAACCCGAGTACTCGGCCGAACGTCTCCGCCAGGGCCCCAGCATCACCGCCACCATTGAAAGAACCTGCCAGCAGGTCATAGATACCTGGAACGACCGGCAAAACATCCGCATCCGCATGCAGGAAAATGTGATTTATGCCGAGCGCAATAATACCGTTTTTTACGACACGGACGGATTTTATGAAACCCAGCATGAAACCCTGCAGGTGTGCCGGCAGTGCAGCGGTGTTTTGAAAATCGACTCTTCCGTGGAAAGAAAAATGCGGGTGCTGGCTGTCCACATTCCCCGCAAGGCCTGTGAAAACTGCCGCAAAACCGGGTACCAGTGGTTTGAAAAAACCGACATGGGCTCCTATGACATGATTCTGCTCCAGGACCGGCCCGAAGACCAGTACCGGGTGCGAAAAAAATAG
- the epmA gene encoding EF-P lysine aminoacylase EpmA, giving the protein MTVFRQQGIRHCLQIRHRLLNAVRAFFCRHDFLEVETPVRTPAPAPEAHIEAISADGAFLQTSPELYMKRLLAAGYPRIFQICRTFRAKERGSRHLPEFTMLEWYAADFTYQEMMNQTESLICETCEKVLGTRHLRRHGTAIRLDRPWPKITVEKAFQRFAHSTMNAALADQSFDERMAMEIEPALDPARPIFLYDYPAEKAALARLRNDNPHVAERFEAYIGGLEICNGFSELIDPDQQRRRFEMELKRREKQGLDARPMPEAFLAALGRMPPAAGNALGIDRLAMLLSNAETIDEVSAFVPEED; this is encoded by the coding sequence ATGACCGTGTTTCGTCAACAGGGGATCCGCCACTGCCTGCAGATCCGTCACCGGCTGTTAAATGCGGTGCGCGCCTTTTTCTGCCGCCACGATTTTCTGGAGGTGGAAACCCCGGTGCGCACCCCTGCACCTGCGCCCGAAGCCCACATCGAGGCCATTTCAGCTGACGGCGCCTTTCTGCAGACATCTCCTGAACTCTACATGAAACGCCTGCTGGCCGCCGGGTATCCCCGGATTTTTCAGATCTGCAGGACCTTCCGCGCAAAGGAGCGCGGAAGCCGGCACCTGCCGGAGTTCACCATGCTGGAATGGTATGCGGCCGATTTTACCTATCAGGAGATGATGAACCAGACCGAAAGCCTGATCTGCGAGACCTGTGAAAAGGTCCTGGGAACACGGCATCTCAGACGCCACGGCACGGCCATCCGCCTGGACCGGCCATGGCCGAAAATCACGGTTGAAAAGGCCTTTCAGCGCTTTGCCCACTCCACCATGAACGCGGCCCTGGCTGATCAGAGCTTTGACGAGCGCATGGCCATGGAAATTGAACCTGCTTTGGATCCCGCAAGACCCATATTTTTATATGATTACCCGGCGGAAAAGGCCGCTCTGGCCCGTCTCAGAAATGATAACCCGCATGTGGCCGAACGCTTTGAAGCCTATATCGGCGGACTGGAAATCTGCAACGGATTTTCCGAACTCATTGATCCTGATCAGCAGCGCCGGCGATTTGAGATGGAACTGAAGCGGCGTGAAAAACAGGGCCTTGACGCCCGCCCGATGCCCGAGGCCTTTCTTGCCGCCCTGGGCCGAATGCCGCCGGCCGCAGGCAATGCCTTAGGCATTGACCGGCTGGCCATGCTGCTTTCCAACGCTGAAACCATCGATGAAGTATCCGCCTTTGTGCCAGAAGAGGATTGA
- a CDS encoding lytic transglycosylase domain-containing protein, with amino-acid sequence MTARTRTLSANFFCFLTVGLACLAIACLTPTPARAEMYMYIDDKGGYHFTDTPKSADYIPTPHLEAPRPPVQSGMRYTEIIKSIATTYGVRPELVQAVIRVESGFNPTAVSRAGARGLMQIMPVHIQKHRISDPFDPRQNITAGTRYLSDLLKRYNGNLNMSLAAYNAGPSRVDHYNGIPPYPETRQYVQKVLSCYKQYRRMEK; translated from the coding sequence ATGACTGCCAGAACCCGGACCCTATCCGCAAATTTTTTTTGTTTTCTGACCGTCGGCCTTGCGTGCCTGGCCATTGCCTGCCTGACGCCAACCCCCGCCCGGGCGGAAATGTATATGTATATTGACGACAAAGGCGGATATCATTTCACGGATACCCCCAAATCCGCAGATTACATACCAACCCCGCATCTTGAAGCGCCCCGGCCGCCGGTGCAGTCAGGGATGCGGTATACTGAAATAATCAAAAGCATTGCAACTACTTACGGGGTGCGGCCGGAACTGGTGCAGGCCGTAATCCGGGTGGAGTCCGGATTCAACCCCACGGCGGTTTCCCGGGCCGGAGCACGGGGGCTGATGCAGATCATGCCGGTGCACATTCAAAAGCACCGGATCTCAGACCCTTTTGACCCCAGACAGAACATCACGGCCGGGACCCGCTATTTAAGCGATCTGCTCAAGCGCTACAACGGAAATTTGAATATGAGCCTGGCGGCCTACAACGCCGGACCCTCGAGGGTGGATCACTACAACGGCATCCCGCCTTACCCTGAGACCCGGCAGTACGTGCAAAAGGTGCTTTCCTGCTACAAGCAATACCGAAGAATGGAAAAATAA
- the argS gene encoding arginine--tRNA ligase, producing MIKQRVKHMVLDAARTAHAAGVLASDDFPDITLEEPKIGAHGDLATNFAMAGAAAQKMASRKIAEAVVDHITDPDDLIEKTEIAGPGFINFFIRPSAWLPVIHEIHQQDTAYGAADLGGGQKVQVEFVSANPTGPLHIGHGRGAVVGDSIAALLDFCGYRVEREYYINDAGRQILTLGGSVYLRCCQLAGQNVEFPEDAYQGDYIKDIARSAIAEKEQSLFDLPRDRAEKELAGLAAEQILAGIRQDLENLGVCFDRWYSEQTLYDTGKVEAAIAFLKQKDLIYEHEGALWFCATSFGDEKDRVVVRQNGQTTYFASDIAYHLEKYERGYDRVIDVWGADHHGYVPRLTAAIAAMGRQSSQFTVILTQLVNLLRNGRPVSMSTRAGQFVTLSDVINEVGRDAARFIFLTRHHESPLDFDLEVAKAKTNDNPVYYVQYVHARISSICKKAADESPGVQNTPESADLQRLSEAEEIALIKKMGKYPEVISGAAALMEPHRIAYYLMDLAALFHAYYNKHRVLTDDTKLSTARLHLVVAVQKVIRNGLKLLGVSTPEIM from the coding sequence ATGATCAAACAACGCGTAAAACACATGGTACTTGACGCCGCCCGCACCGCCCATGCGGCCGGGGTCCTGGCATCAGACGATTTTCCGGATATCACCCTGGAAGAACCCAAGATCGGTGCTCACGGCGATCTGGCGACCAATTTCGCCATGGCCGGGGCCGCAGCCCAGAAAATGGCCTCGCGCAAAATCGCTGAAGCTGTTGTGGACCATATCACCGACCCGGATGACCTGATCGAAAAAACCGAAATCGCAGGGCCCGGGTTTATCAATTTTTTCATCCGCCCGTCGGCCTGGCTGCCGGTGATCCATGAAATCCATCAGCAGGACACGGCCTATGGGGCCGCAGACCTTGGCGGCGGACAAAAGGTCCAGGTGGAATTTGTCAGCGCCAATCCCACCGGCCCCCTGCACATCGGCCACGGCCGGGGAGCGGTGGTGGGCGACAGCATAGCCGCGCTGCTGGATTTTTGCGGATACCGAGTGGAGCGGGAATACTACATCAATGATGCCGGCCGCCAGATCCTGACTTTGGGCGGATCCGTGTATCTGCGCTGCTGCCAGCTTGCCGGGCAGAACGTGGAATTTCCCGAAGATGCCTACCAGGGCGATTATATCAAAGACATTGCCCGATCCGCGATAGCGGAAAAAGAACAAAGCCTTTTTGACCTGCCCCGGGACAGGGCTGAAAAAGAGCTTGCCGGACTGGCCGCAGAACAAATCCTGGCCGGCATCCGGCAGGATCTTGAAAATCTGGGCGTTTGTTTTGACCGCTGGTACAGTGAGCAAACCCTCTATGATACCGGCAAGGTGGAAGCGGCCATCGCGTTTTTGAAACAAAAGGACCTGATTTATGAGCACGAAGGGGCCCTGTGGTTTTGCGCCACCTCGTTCGGAGACGAAAAAGACCGGGTTGTGGTGCGCCAAAACGGCCAGACCACCTATTTCGCCTCAGACATTGCCTATCACCTGGAAAAATACGAGCGGGGATATGATCGGGTCATTGATGTATGGGGCGCGGATCATCACGGGTACGTGCCCCGGCTGACAGCGGCCATCGCGGCCATGGGCAGGCAGAGCAGCCAGTTTACCGTCATTCTGACCCAGCTGGTCAATCTGCTGCGAAACGGCCGGCCGGTTTCCATGTCCACCCGGGCCGGTCAGTTTGTCACCCTTAGCGACGTTATCAACGAAGTGGGCCGGGATGCAGCCCGGTTTATTTTTCTGACCCGGCACCATGAAAGCCCCCTGGATTTTGACCTGGAGGTGGCCAAGGCCAAAACCAATGACAACCCGGTGTATTACGTGCAGTATGTACATGCCCGGATATCAAGCATATGCAAAAAGGCCGCAGACGAAAGCCCGGGTGTGCAAAATACCCCGGAATCCGCGGATCTGCAGCGGCTGAGCGAAGCCGAGGAAATCGCTTTGATCAAAAAGATGGGAAAATACCCGGAGGTTATCTCCGGTGCCGCCGCCCTCATGGAGCCCCACCGGATCGCCTACTATCTCATGGACCTTGCGGCATTGTTTCATGCCTATTATAATAAGCACCGGGTCCTTACCGATGACACAAAGCTGAGCACGGCCCGCCTGCATCTTGTGGTGGCCGTGCAGAAGGTGATCCGAAACGGCCTGAAACTTCTCGGGGTCAGCACTCCGGAAATCATGTAG
- a CDS encoding SPOR domain-containing protein: MGGSFPKTDSFSSCGSTSGWVLMIFIASGCMFILGVLVGRNSAPLHFDMQHLDEKLSQLQSSVLSEPGEQQGTDGGLPDDISFEFYDRLREKSEIDEHAQGRPRVLAPKYPKPDLAESRLQPPRAKPAAEPVPAQPASTEVTEPDSRKLFAIQVASLRDRQKAETVKNKYKDKGYPAFTQKAAVEGQGRWHRVRIGPYTNRSQAENDLIRLQKAGVDAMLLPHEPGF; encoded by the coding sequence ATGGGCGGCAGTTTTCCCAAAACCGATTCCTTCAGCAGCTGCGGCAGTACTTCCGGCTGGGTGCTGATGATCTTTATTGCCTCTGGATGCATGTTTATCCTGGGGGTCCTGGTTGGGCGCAATTCCGCGCCGCTGCATTTTGACATGCAGCACCTGGATGAAAAACTGTCCCAGCTGCAAAGCAGCGTGCTCTCCGAGCCCGGAGAACAGCAGGGCACTGACGGCGGGCTTCCGGATGACATTTCCTTTGAATTTTACGACCGGCTCAGGGAAAAATCAGAGATCGATGAGCATGCCCAGGGACGGCCCAGGGTGCTGGCACCAAAATACCCAAAACCGGATCTGGCAGAAAGCAGGCTCCAGCCGCCCCGTGCCAAACCGGCCGCCGAGCCGGTGCCGGCCCAGCCTGCTTCAACGGAAGTGACCGAGCCGGATTCCAGGAAATTATTCGCCATCCAGGTGGCATCCCTGCGCGACAGGCAAAAAGCCGAAACCGTAAAAAACAAATACAAGGACAAGGGCTATCCCGCTTTTACCCAGAAAGCCGCAGTGGAAGGCCAGGGCCGTTGGCACAGGGTGCGCATCGGCCCCTACACGAACCGAAGCCAGGCGGAAAACGACCTGATCCGACTCCAGAAAGCCGGCGTGGATGCCATGCTTCTGCCCCATGAGCCCGGATTTTGA
- the gatC gene encoding Asp-tRNA(Asn)/Glu-tRNA(Gln) amidotransferase subunit GatC, with the protein MKISREEVAHVAALARLTIDEGDVDSFARNLGDILAYAESVSRADTTGVSPTAHAVEICNAFRQDEVAGHLDAQNTMANAPESEDGSFVVPKVIE; encoded by the coding sequence ATGAAAATTTCCAGAGAAGAAGTGGCGCACGTGGCCGCACTGGCCCGGCTGACCATCGATGAAGGCGATGTGGACAGCTTTGCCCGAAACCTGGGAGATATCCTGGCCTATGCCGAAAGTGTAAGCCGGGCCGACACCACGGGTGTGTCCCCCACGGCCCATGCCGTGGAAATCTGCAATGCCTTCAGACAAGATGAAGTGGCCGGCCATCTCGATGCCCAAAACACCATGGCCAACGCCCCGGAATCCGAAGACGGCAGCTTTGTGGTCCCAAAGGTCATTGAATAG